The genomic region CACCATATTAAATTTAGTGGTTTAAACGAGCCTGGGGGGATTCGAACCCTCGACCTACGGCTTAGAAGGCCGTTGCTCTATCCAGCTGAGCTACAGACTCATATTTCTTAACCACAACCCGAAACAATTGTTTCAGGAGAGCGGGTGATGGGAATCGAACCCACGTATCCAGCTTGGAAGGCTGGTGTTCTACCATTGAACTACACCCGCATAGCGTATCGGGGTGACAGGATTCGAACCTGCGACCTCCTGGTCCCAAACCAGGCGCTCTAGCCAAGCTGAGCCACACCCCGATGGTGTTTCTTTTGTGTCACATTTTGTATCAGCTCCGTGACACAAGACATATTATATATGACCTCATACTAATTGTCAACAACTTTTTTTGTTTTTTTTATATTTTTTTCAAAAGTGCGGATTTTCTTGAAAAATCAATGGTTTCCGCACTTTTTATTATATTCTAATTTAAATATTCCTGCGTAATTTCAAGTTTTCCGTTACTGTCAATCTGCATGATCATATAACTAGGCTTTCTCCCCGGCTGTCTTGGATAACAAAGGCTTCCCGGATTCAATGTAATAAGCCCTTCTTCCTTTTCATAAAACGGACGATGCGTATGGCCATACATCACAATATCCGCTCCTCGCCCTCTTGCCTCCTGTTTCAACCGCGTTTCTCCCATAGATACATAATACCCGTGTCCGTGCGTTGTAAATATATGATATCCCTCTACCATGAATTCTTCTTCTCCAGGCAGATTTGAAAAAAAGTCATTATTTCCACGCACCATATGTACCGGACAATCTGCAACAGCCGGAATATAATCCTCATCCCCCTCTACATCTCCAAGATGGATCAGCATATCTAAGGGCCGTTCTTTCTCTATTACACGGTCAAAATTCTTATGAGAGCCATGTGTGTCACTTATGATCAATATTTTCATATCTATATCTTCACCCTAACTTTTATTTATGCTCCAGAATCTTACGAATCTTTCTTAGTCCCTCGCCTCTGTGGCTCAGTTCATTTTTCTTTTCCGGTGAAAGTTCTGCGCTTGTACAGCCATACTCCGGAAGGAAGAATATCGGATCATACCCAAATCCGTTTTCTCCCGCGATCTCATGGCCAATAATTCCCTCCATAGTACCTCTTACCACTTCACAGGAACCATCCGGCATGGCCGCTGCAATCGCACATACAAATCTTGCCGTACGTTTTTCATCAGGGACTCCCTCAAGACGATCCAGTAATGTCTGATTCTTAATGTCATAGGAAGTATCTTCTCCCATATAACGTGCAGAATAAATCCCCGGTTCCTTGTTCAAATAATCAATTTCAAGTCCGGAGTCATCTGCCAGAACCACTGCATTCTTATATTCTGGCATCTGATTTGCAATCTTTGCAATCTCTGTAGCTTTGATCATGGCATTTTCTTCAAAAGTTGCCCCGTCTTCTACTACATCAGCCTTAATCCCCGCTTCTTTCTGTGACAGGATCTCTGCTCCCAGATCACTCAGGATTGCACGGATCTCTATCATTTTATGTTCATTTCCCGTCGCAAATATAATTTTTTCCATCTTATCTTTTCTCCTGTTTTTCTCCCGGACGCTTTGCCTTAGGTGGTTTTGGTCCCAGGAACTGGTAAAAATATGTCTTCAACATTCCATTGTAAATTTTCCGGTTACGATCTGCTTTTCGTCCGAAATAGCGTTCTGCATCCTCATAAGAAGTAATCATGTATGCTGACCACGAATCCAGATTTTTAAAACTCTCGCCAAATGTTTTATATAATGCCGGCAGGTCTTTCTTATCTTCCAGCCTCTCCCCATATGGCGGGTTCGTAATAATAAATCCATATTTCTTCGGGTGGCTCAAATCTTTTACATCTCTTTCCTGAAAATGTATCAGATGATCTACTCCTGCTTCTCTTGCATTGCGTCTTGCAATCTTAATTACAGAACCATCTGCATCATACCCTTGAATGTCAACTTCTATGTCATCATCGATCAGTTCATTTGCCTCATTCACCGTATCATACCAAAGCTTCTTTGGGATCAGATTCGTCCATTCTTCCGCTGTAAATGACCGGTTCATTCCGGGTGCGATATTTGCTGCGATCATCGCTGCTTCTATAGGAAATGTTCCACTTCCGCAAAACGGATCTACAAGAATCCTGTCTTTGTGCCATGGCGTCAGCATGATCAGTGCCGCTGCAAGTGTCTCTGTGATCGGAGCTTTTCCCGCAACTTCACGATACCCTCTCTTATGCAGTGATACTCCCGATGTATCGATACCGACCGTTACCACATCTTTTTTCAGAAAAACTCTTACCGGATAAGCCGCACCGTCTTCTTCAAACCACTCTACATGATATTTCTGTTGAAGTCTTCTTACCATTGCCTTTTTCATTACTGACTGGATATCCGATGGACTGAATAATTTACTTTTTACAGATGCTGCTTTCGCAATCCAGAATTTTCCATTTTCCGGTATATAATTTTCCCAGTCAAGTGCCTTTGTATTCTCAAATAATTCTTCATAACTGGTAGCCTTAAAGCTTCCTACTTTTAAGAGCACCCTTTCTGCAGTTCTCAGGAATATATTAGCACGGCAGATTGCTTCCGCATCTCCCCAAAACCCAACTCTTCCATCTTCTACTTCTGAGATATCATATCCCAGATCCAGTATCTCTCTTTTTAATACTGCTTCCAATCCAAAATGACAGGGAGCGATCAATTCCATTTTTTTCATCTATTTCTCCATATAATAAATATTAATTTCTACTTCTTTATCTTACTGACAAGTAATAGTTTTTGTCAATATGTTTTGCTATATCGTATGTAAACCCCAAAACAGGACGTGCGTTTGCACGTCCTGTCCGGAAAACTTTTTCCTAATACTGACTGTTTTCATTTCCGTAATTATAAGAATTCTTGTCTTTCGCATCTTTATCATATGCGTTTTTGTTCGATGCATTCTTGTCGTATGCATTTTTTCCATATGAATTCTTATTTGATGTGTTTCTGGATGCATTTTTGTTTGATGTGTTCTTGTCTGATGCGTTATGACAGTTTTCTGATGAGTTGTAATTTTTAGCCATTTTGAATTCCTCCTAATCTTTTTTGCTACGAGATTAGTATGTCCTGTCATTCACTGATTATACATCCGGCGATATATTAAGAATTTTTTAATATTTTTCTTGATTTTTACATTTTACTATATTATACTGTTGTTGTAGAAAGAATACTTTCTACAACCCCTTATTAATTATTTATACTCCCCTCAAAAGACCGATGGCTCCCCCATCGGTCTTTTATTTTTGCATATATCAAATTTTCCAAAAATCAACGAGTCTTTCCGCTCTCTCACCTTCTGGAACCCTTCACTAGCTTTAAGATCAGACACAGGATCAACAGCGGAATAAATATCGGTGCCAGAATACTGATGATTCCTCCAATTACAGCCACAACTAATACGATAACACCAATGATTCCAAGAAGAAGCACCAGTTTCTTCCACCATGTATCAAGTCCGAAGACATGCACTCCTCTGTGTCCTGATTCCTCGTCATAGCCCTGTTCATACGTCTGGCTTCTCTGTCTTTCCGGCTCATAGCTGTCATATGTTTCCCCCGTATTTCCCTTGATTTCTTCCGAGGTAATGATATTCTTCGCAATTGCCCATGGATCGCCAAGCTCTTCTATTACTTCTGACTCTTTTCTGCCTTTTCGCACTTCTTCTGTAATATAATCATTATAATAATCCACATTATCCCGAATTACATTTCCCGAAAGGTCATTCGCAAGCGCTTTTTTTAATTTATCTAAAAATTCCCGTTTTGTCATGATTGCCCTCCTTACAGGATTTTACATACTTTGGTATAAAAAACCCTGAACTTAGAATAGCACAATCATGTGTCCATTCCAAGTCCAGGGTTCTTAAATTTTTCTAATGTATTTCTAAAATAATTTCTTCGTCTAACGAATGACCTGCTCTTTTTTGTTTATACTTCAAATATCAGATCTCCGTAAGAAGGCATCGGCCATGCTTCTTTATCAACAATCATTTCCAGTTTATCAACCGGTGCACGGAGTGCTTCCATAGCAGGTACTACATCGGAGTGATAGAATCTTGCCTGATCTTCTCCCTCTTCCATAGCTGCTGCCTGATCTGTTACAACCTTCAGTGCTTCCAACGCTTTCTTAGACTCTGCTAATAATCCGGATACTTCTGTCAGAAGTTCTGCCTGAACAGATGCATCTGCGCCGGCTTCTTTTACTGCAACTACTGTATCTGCAAGTTCTTTCGTATATTTAATAATTGCAGGAATAATCTGTTTGCTTGCCATATCGATCATAGTACGTGCTTCAATATTGATTGCCTTTGCATAGCTTTCAAATTTGATCTCTGCACGGGATTCCAGCTCAGCTTTTGTAAATACTTTGAATTTTTCAAACATATTGATAGCCTTGTCTGTAGTCAGGGCAGGTATTGCTTCTACCATAGATCTGATATTTGGAAGTCCACGTCTTTCAGCTTCCTCTACCCATGCATCTGAGTATCCATTACCGTCGAATACCACTCTCTGATGCTCTGTCGCATATTTCTTGATCAGGTCATGAACTGCTTCATCAAAGTTATCTGCTTTTTCAAGGACATCACAAGCCTCTGAGAATGCTTCTGCAACGATTGTATTCAGTACTACGTTTGGTCCTGCGATTGAATCACGGGAACCTACCATACGGAATTCGAATTTGTTACCTGTGAATGCAAATGGTGATGTTCTGTTACGGTCTGTTGCATCTTTTGCAAGATCCGGAAGTGTGTCAACTCCTGTCTGAAGTTTTCCACCTTTCAGACTGTGTGTAGCTTCTCCTGTACTGATCAGCTGTTCCAGCACATCTTCTAACTGTTCTCCAAGGAATACAGAAATGATTGCCGGTGGTGCCTCATTGGCTCCAAGTCTGTGATCATTTCCCGGGTCTGCAGCAGATTCACGAAGAAGATCTGCATGTGTATCTACAGCTTTCAGGATACATGTAAGTACCAGTAAGAACTGAATATTTTCATGAGGAGTTTTTCCTGGCTCTAACAGATTCTTTCCGTCGTCTGTTGTAAGAGACCAGTTATCATGTTTACCAGAACCATTGACTCCTGCAAATGGTTTCTCATGAAGTAAGCACTTCATACCATGCTGGCATGCAACTCTCTTCAGAGTCTGCATTACGATATGGTTATGATCCAGTGCTACGTTACACTCTGCATAGATTGGTGCAAGTTCATGCTGAGCAGGTGCAACTTCGTTGTGCTGTGTCTTAGATGTTACACCAACTTTCCAGAGTTCTTCGTTAACATCTTTCATGAATCCTGCGATTCTCTGGCGGATGGTTCCGAAGTAGTGGTCATCTAATTCCTGTCCTTTTGGAGGCATTGCTCCGAACAGTGTACGTCCTGTATAGATCAAGTCTTTTCTCTGTAAGAATTTATCTGCATCTACAAGAAAATATTCCTGCTCTGGTCCTACAGAAGGAGTTACTTTCTTAGATGTTGTATTTCCAAACAATCTTAACAGTCTCAGCGACTGCTCATTGATTGCCTGCATAGAACGAAGAAGTGGAGTTTTCTGATCAAGTGCCTCTCCTTTGTATGAACAGAATGCTGTCGGGATACAAAGTGTTGCGCCTGCTGCATCATGTCTTACGAATGCTGGTGATGTACAATCCCATGCTGTATATCCTCTTGCTTCGAATGTTGCACGAAGTCCGCCTGATGGGAATGAAGATGCATCCGGCTCACCTTTGATCAGTTCTTTTCCTGAAAAGCTCATCAGTACTTTTCCATTTGGAAGTGGTGCTGAAATAAATGAATCATGCTTTTCAGCAGTTACACCTGTCAGAGGCTGAAACCAGTGAGTATAATGTGTAGCCCCTTTCTCAATTGCCCATTCTTTCATCTCATGTGCAATTACATCTGCTGTAGCAAGGTCTAATTCCTTACCTTCTTCAATTGTTTTCTTCAGATCCTTATAGACTTTCTTTGGAAGACGTTCCTGCATTACAGTATCATTGAATACGTCTTCGCCAAATATCTTGGCTACATTAATTGCTTCACTCATGTCTCCTCGTTTCCTTTCTCATTGTTATTTATAGTATAAGTTTCACACTATGGTATACATAAAATCTGTTGTATGTACTTTCTGTGCATACCATGATATGAAAAAAGGCACTCCAACTTCCGTTGGAACGCCTTTGTTCTTCCTATGCCAGTTAGTATAACTCAACCAGTCAAAAAAGGCAAGTGAAAATTTTTAATTATTCAGCTTTTCCTACTGAACCAAATAATTCCATCTTCTCTTTAACTGTTGCCTGGATAGCTTCAGCACCTGGTTTCAGGAGTTTACGAGGATCGTATCCTTTTCCTTCCAGATCTTTTCCTGCTTCAATATATTTACGTGTAGCATCAGCGAATGACAGCTGGCACTCTGTATTAACATTAATCTTAGCAACTCCGAGACTGATTGCTTTCTTAATCATATCGTCCGGAATTCCTGTACCACCGTGAAGAACTAATGGCATTTTTCCTGTCAGCTGCTGAACAGCATCCAGAGTCTCAAAGCTTAATCCTTCCCAGTTAGCCGGGTATTTTCCATGAATATTACCGATACCAGCTGCAAGCATGTCAACACCGAGATCAGCAATCATCTTACACTCGTTAGGATCAGCACATTCACCTCTACCGATAACTCCGTCTTCTTCTCCACCGATAGATCCTACTTCGGCTTCGATAGACATTCCTTTTTCTCTGCAGATAGCGATAAGTTCTCTTGTCTTCTCTACGTTCTCTTCAATTGGATATTTAGATCCGTCGAACATGATTGAAGAAAATCCTGCATCAATACATTTTTTACATCCTTCGTATGTTCCGTGGTCAAGGTGTAATGCTACAGGAACTGTGATGTTAAGTTCTTCCATCATAGCTTTAACCATAGCTGCTACAGTCTTGAATCCTGTCATGTATTTTCCAGCCCCCTCAGATACACCTAAGATAACTGGTGACTTTAACTCTTCTGCTGTAAGGAGAATAGATTTTGTCCACTCTAAGTTGTTGATGTTAAACTGTCCTACTGCGTAATGACCTTCTACTGCCTTATCGAGCATTTCTTTTGCTGATACTAACATATGTTATTCCTCCAATTCTTGATGCCATAAGTATTACTACTTTCACTATGACAAATTTGTTTCACTTGCATTATATATCATAACTTCTAAAAAAACAAGAAACTTATCCGGCCAATTATGAAAACGGCAAGATATATCAAGATAACAATGTATCCTGCCC from Dorea longicatena harbors:
- a CDS encoding metallophosphoesterase — its product is MKILIISDTHGSHKNFDRVIEKERPLDMLIHLGDVEGDEDYIPAVADCPVHMVRGNNDFFSNLPGEEEFMVEGYHIFTTHGHGYYVSMGETRLKQEARGRGADIVMYGHTHRPFYEKEEGLITLNPGSLCYPRQPGRKPSYMIMQIDSNGKLEITQEYLN
- the rdgB gene encoding RdgB/HAM1 family non-canonical purine NTP pyrophosphatase, which codes for MEKIIFATGNEHKMIEIRAILSDLGAEILSQKEAGIKADVVEDGATFEENAMIKATEIAKIANQMPEYKNAVVLADDSGLEIDYLNKEPGIYSARYMGEDTSYDIKNQTLLDRLEGVPDEKRTARFVCAIAAAMPDGSCEVVRGTMEGIIGHEIAGENGFGYDPIFFLPEYGCTSAELSPEKKNELSHRGEGLRKIRKILEHK
- a CDS encoding THUMP domain-containing class I SAM-dependent RNA methyltransferase: MKKMELIAPCHFGLEAVLKREILDLGYDISEVEDGRVGFWGDAEAICRANIFLRTAERVLLKVGSFKATSYEELFENTKALDWENYIPENGKFWIAKAASVKSKLFSPSDIQSVMKKAMVRRLQQKYHVEWFEEDGAAYPVRVFLKKDVVTVGIDTSGVSLHKRGYREVAGKAPITETLAAALIMLTPWHKDRILVDPFCGSGTFPIEAAMIAANIAPGMNRSFTAEEWTNLIPKKLWYDTVNEANELIDDDIEVDIQGYDADGSVIKIARRNAREAGVDHLIHFQERDVKDLSHPKKYGFIITNPPYGERLEDKKDLPALYKTFGESFKNLDSWSAYMITSYEDAERYFGRKADRNRKIYNGMLKTYFYQFLGPKPPKAKRPGEKQEKR
- a CDS encoding DUF1700 domain-containing protein — its product is MTKREFLDKLKKALANDLSGNVIRDNVDYYNDYITEEVRKGRKESEVIEELGDPWAIAKNIITSEEIKGNTGETYDSYEPERQRSQTYEQGYDEESGHRGVHVFGLDTWWKKLVLLLGIIGVIVLVVAVIGGIISILAPIFIPLLILCLILKLVKGSRR
- a CDS encoding glutamine synthetase III gives rise to the protein MSEAINVAKIFGEDVFNDTVMQERLPKKVYKDLKKTIEEGKELDLATADVIAHEMKEWAIEKGATHYTHWFQPLTGVTAEKHDSFISAPLPNGKVLMSFSGKELIKGEPDASSFPSGGLRATFEARGYTAWDCTSPAFVRHDAAGATLCIPTAFCSYKGEALDQKTPLLRSMQAINEQSLRLLRLFGNTTSKKVTPSVGPEQEYFLVDADKFLQRKDLIYTGRTLFGAMPPKGQELDDHYFGTIRQRIAGFMKDVNEELWKVGVTSKTQHNEVAPAQHELAPIYAECNVALDHNHIVMQTLKRVACQHGMKCLLHEKPFAGVNGSGKHDNWSLTTDDGKNLLEPGKTPHENIQFLLVLTCILKAVDTHADLLRESAADPGNDHRLGANEAPPAIISVFLGEQLEDVLEQLISTGEATHSLKGGKLQTGVDTLPDLAKDATDRNRTSPFAFTGNKFEFRMVGSRDSIAGPNVVLNTIVAEAFSEACDVLEKADNFDEAVHDLIKKYATEHQRVVFDGNGYSDAWVEEAERRGLPNIRSMVEAIPALTTDKAINMFEKFKVFTKAELESRAEIKFESYAKAINIEARTMIDMASKQIIPAIIKYTKELADTVVAVKEAGADASVQAELLTEVSGLLAESKKALEALKVVTDQAAAMEEGEDQARFYHSDVVPAMEALRAPVDKLEMIVDKEAWPMPSYGDLIFEV
- the fba gene encoding class II fructose-1,6-bisphosphate aldolase, whose translation is MLVSAKEMLDKAVEGHYAVGQFNINNLEWTKSILLTAEELKSPVILGVSEGAGKYMTGFKTVAAMVKAMMEELNITVPVALHLDHGTYEGCKKCIDAGFSSIMFDGSKYPIEENVEKTRELIAICREKGMSIEAEVGSIGGEEDGVIGRGECADPNECKMIADLGVDMLAAGIGNIHGKYPANWEGLSFETLDAVQQLTGKMPLVLHGGTGIPDDMIKKAISLGVAKINVNTECQLSFADATRKYIEAGKDLEGKGYDPRKLLKPGAEAIQATVKEKMELFGSVGKAE